The DNA region ACTGGCTTATAGGTCTGGGAGGAAGTATAGTTTGTACAATGGCCCGGGCGGAATTTGATGAGGAGCGCAGCAACTCATATTTCACGATTGCAATCATCGGGATTATAATAATTGGTCTGCTCATTACATTATCAACAATCGTGTTCCAGAATGAATACGTTAATCTATTATGTCATTCTCCCCAATTTAAGCAATTTGTTACCCAATACTTCTATTACTATGCTCTTGGAATTGTGTTTGAATGTTACATGACTAGTCTGGCATATTTCATCAAGACTGACGGATTCATTAACATGCAGTTCAAGGCATTTATGATTTGTAATGTTATAAACATAATATTCGATATTGTTTTTATGAAATTCATGAACTTTGGGATTTCAGGTGCTGCAATGGCAACCACCGTGGGCCATATAGTCTCTGCAATTTACATTACACTTTACTTCTTCAAGGCGGATAGAACATTAAGGGTAATTAAAGTTAAAACATCAAAGATCATTGGCTATCTTGCAGACATATGCAAATCCGGTTTTGCAGGCGCTTCAATTCCACTTTACACCACAATAAGATTGATTATATTGAATGCTTTGATTGCTGGACTTTTAGGAGATTTGGGTCTGTCAGCATATGATATGTGTTATAACGCATTGTATCTAGTTGACATTTTCATTTTAGGCACTGTTCAATCAATCCTGCCTATTTCTGCAGTCTATTATAAAGAAGAGGACTTCACCGGCGTGGATTATGTGACAAGAAGATCCCTTAAGATAGTTATTGGATTTGCATTGTTCTTCTCAGTATTGCTCATATTGTTCCCGCAAATTGTGCTTTTCATGTTTAATGTAAACAATCCTGCAGATATTCCTATGATAATGAATATCATTAGAATATTTTCAGTAAGCTTCATTGCATTTGCAATAAATAGCCTCTACAGCTTTTATGCAGAATCTGTCCAGTATGATAAATTCGCTAATCTTATCACTCTATTTCAGGGATTATTGTTCCCTGTTGCATTTGCATACCTTTTAACTCACTTCTTTGGAGCTGATGGATTTTGGATTTCACTTGTTGCATCTGAATTTGCAACCGTACTTTTTATTGCCATATACTCTAAAGCTAAGGCTAAAAGAAGCAATGGGGAGTACTACGGATTTTTCCTCAATAGGAAACATGATGCAAAATCCGTGTTTGAATTCACAATCACAGGAAATGTTGATGATGCGGTCAACATTTCTGAAAATATTCAGGAGTCATTTGATGATGCAAGGTTGTCAGTATTGG from uncultured Methanobrevibacter sp. includes:
- a CDS encoding MATE family efflux transporter, whose translation is MTYERNFNLLNSKFRELFFPTLITSIAGNFAVLVDAFFISMFMGSVYLSVVQSIEPFVAFINVVYWLIGLGGSIVCTMARAEFDEERSNSYFTIAIIGIIIIGLLITLSTIVFQNEYVNLLCHSPQFKQFVTQYFYYYALGIVFECYMTSLAYFIKTDGFINMQFKAFMICNVINIIFDIVFMKFMNFGISGAAMATTVGHIVSAIYITLYFFKADRTLRVIKVKTSKIIGYLADICKSGFAGASIPLYTTIRLIILNALIAGLLGDLGLSAYDMCYNALYLVDIFILGTVQSILPISAVYYKEEDFTGVDYVTRRSLKIVIGFALFFSVLLILFPQIVLFMFNVNNPADIPMIMNIIRIFSVSFIAFAINSLYSFYAESVQYDKFANLITLFQGLLFPVAFAYLLTHFFGADGFWISLVASEFATVLFIAIYSKAKAKRSNGEYYGFFLNRKHDAKSVFEFTITGNVDDAVNISENIQESFDDARLSVLVSMAIEDMIVHIIDINESIDLIDVIIRDNEDYILISIKYSGKGINVMEDESIESNIAILNNISQKIDYSQILGLNNIVITIE